In Tenrec ecaudatus isolate mTenEca1 chromosome 4, mTenEca1.hap1, whole genome shotgun sequence, a single window of DNA contains:
- the TPP1 gene encoding tripeptidyl-peptidase 1: MTGGRQKGRMGLRACFLGLLALSIAGKCSYSPEPDQQRTLPPGWVSLGRLDPEEELSLTFALRQRNLERLAHVVQAVSDPHSPRYGKYLTLEDVAELVRPSPLTLRTVRKWLLGAGARNCHSVTTQDFLTCWLSVRQAELLLSGAEFHRYVGGPAKTSVVRSLQPYQLPRALASHVDFVGGLHRFPPTSTLRQRHEKQVAGAVGLHLGVTPAVIRERYNLTARDVGSGATNNSQACAQFLDQYFHESDLAKFMHLFGGKFVHQTSIAHVVGKQGQGRAGIEASLDVEYLMSAGANISTWVYSNPGRHEAQEPFLQWLLVLSNESALPHVHTISYGDDEDSLSNTYIQRVNTEFMKAAARGLTMLFASGDSGAGCWSVSGRHQFRPSFPASSPYVTTVGGTSFRNPFLVTNEIVDYISGGGFSNVFPRPPYQEEAVAKFLSSSPHLPPSTYYNASGRAYPDVAALSDGYWVVSNSIAIPWVSGTSASTPVFGGILSLINEHRILNGQPPLGFLNPSLYQKHGAGLFDVTHGCHESCLNEEVQGQGFCSGPGWDPVTGWGTPNFPDLLKTLLNP; encoded by the exons ATgacaggagggaggcagaaaGGCAGAATGGGACTCCGAGCCTG CTTCCTAGGACTTCTCGCCCTTTCCATTGCTGGGAAATGCAGTTACAGCCCAGAGCCCGACCAGCAGCGGAC GCTGCCCCCAGGCTGGGTGTCTCTGGGCCGTTTGGACCCGGAGGAAGAGCTGAGTCTCACTTTTGCCCTGAGACAGCGGAACCTGGAGCGACTCGCCCACGTGGTGCAGGCTGTGTCGGATCCCCACTCTCCTCGCTATG GGAAATACCTGACCCTTGAGGATGTGGCTGAACTGGTCAGGCCATCACCACTGACCCTCCGCACTGTCCGCAAGTGGCTGCTGGGAGCTGGCGCCCGGAACTGTCACTCAGTGACCACACAGGACTTTCTGACTTGCTGGCTGAGCGTCCG ACAGGCAGagctgctgctctctggggctgaATTCCATCGCTACGTGGGGGGACCTGCAAAGACCAGCGTTGTAAGGTCTCTACAACCCTACCAGCTCCCACGGGCCTTGGCATCTCATGTGGACTTTG TGGGGGGTCTGCACCGCTTCCCTCCTACATCGACCCTGAGGCAACGTCATGAGAAGCAGGTGGCAGGGGCGGTTGGCCTGCACCTAGGGGTGACCCCAGCTGTGATCCGGGAGCGGTACAACCTGACAGCACGAGATGTGGGCTCTGGTGCCACCAACAACAGCCAGGCTTGTGCCCAG TTCCTGGACCAGTACTTCCACGAATCAGACCTGGCTAAATTCATGCACCTCTTTGGTGGGAAATTTGTGCACCAGACATCAATAGCCCACGTGGTTGGAAAACAGGGCCAGGGCCGGGCCGGGATCGAGGCCAGTCTAGACGTGGAGTACCTGATGAGCGCCGGTGCCAACatctccacctgggtctacagtaACCCAG GCCGGCATGAGGCGCAGGAGCCCTTCCTACAGTGGCTCCTCGTGCTCAGTAATGAGTCGGCCCTGCCGCACGTGCACACCATTAGCTATGGAGATGACGAGGATTCCCTCAGCAACACCTACATACAGCGGGTCAACACTGAGTTCATGAAGGCCGCTGCCCGGGGTCTCACCATGCTCTTTGCCTCAG GTGACAGTGGGGCTGGCTGTTGGTCTGTCTCTGGAAGGCATCAGTTCCGTCCCAGCTTCCCTGCCTCCAG CCCCTATGTTACCACAGTGGGAGGCACATCCTTCCGGAATCCCTTCCTCGTCACCAATGAGATTGTTGACTATATCAGTGGTGGCGGCTTCAGCAATGTGTTCCCACGGCCTCCATACCAG GAGGAAGCTGTAGCCAAGTTTCTGAGCTCCAGCCCCCACCTGCCACCGTCTACTTACTACAATGCCAGTGGACGTGCCTACCCCGATGTGGCTGCACTCTCCGACGGCTACTGGGTGGTCAGCAACAGCATAGCCATCCCATGGGTGTCTGGCACCTCG GCCTCCACTCCTGTATTTGGAGGAATCCTCTCCTTGATTAATGAGCACAGAATCCTCAATGGCCAGCCTCCTCTCGGTTTTCTCAATCCAAGTCTCTACCAGAAGCACGGAGCAGGCCTCTTTGAT GTGACCCATGGCTGCCATGAGTCCTGTCTGAATGAAGAGGTGCAGGGTCAGGGGTTCTGCTCTGGCCCTGGCTGGGATCCTGTGACAGGCTGGGGAACACCCAACTTCCCAGATCTATTGAAGACACTACTCAACCCTTGA